In the Kitasatospora terrestris genome, one interval contains:
- the rpmG gene encoding 50S ribosomal protein L33 — MAATDVRPKITLACVECKERNYITKKNRRNDPDRLEMKKHCPRCNSHTAHRETR, encoded by the coding sequence GTGGCTGCCACCGACGTCCGCCCGAAGATCACGCTGGCCTGCGTGGAGTGCAAGGAGCGGAACTACATCACCAAGAAGAACCGGCGCAACGACCCGGACCGTCTTGAGATGAAGAAGCACTGCCCGCGTTGCAACTCGCACACGGCGCACCGCGAGACCCGCTGA
- a CDS encoding MaoC family dehydratase N-terminal domain-containing protein yields MPLDPSFIGRTYPPTEPYEVGREKIREFAVAVGDANPAYTDREAAKALGHPDVIAPPTFPFVITYEAAAQVVNDPELGLDYSRVVHGDQKFSYTRPVRAGDRLAVTVAIDAIKSLAGNDVLTVRGEVHDASGEHVVTAVMTLVARAADEAGE; encoded by the coding sequence ATGCCGCTCGACCCCTCGTTCATCGGGCGGACCTACCCGCCCACCGAGCCGTACGAGGTCGGCCGCGAGAAGATCCGCGAGTTCGCCGTCGCCGTGGGCGACGCGAACCCGGCGTACACCGACCGGGAGGCGGCCAAGGCGCTGGGCCACCCGGACGTGATCGCGCCGCCGACCTTCCCGTTCGTGATCACGTACGAGGCCGCGGCGCAGGTGGTGAACGACCCGGAGCTGGGTCTGGACTACAGCCGGGTGGTGCACGGGGACCAGAAGTTCTCGTACACCCGGCCGGTGCGGGCGGGCGACCGGCTGGCGGTGACGGTGGCCATCGACGCGATCAAGTCGCTGGCCGGCAACGACGTCCTGACGGTGCGTGGCGAGGTGCACGACGCGAGCGGCGAGCACGTGGTGACGGCGGTCATGACGCTGGTGGCGCGGGCGGCCGACGAGGCGGGGGAGTGA